The Chloroflexota bacterium genomic interval GATATGACAGGCTTTTTCAGATTAGCCGTTGCTTTCGCAAAGGTGAGCATGGCCGGCAGCACAATCCGGAGTTTACGCTGCTAGAGTGGTATCGCACCGGCGCAGATTACAGACATATGGTTTACGATACCGAACAACTGGTTCTCACAGTAGCTACTAGGCTTGGGCTCGGTCACGTGATCCGCTACAAAGATGAAGGGATTGATCTCACCCCACCGTGGCCGAGAACCACAGTCCGCGACGCCTTCCTGCGTGCTGCGGGCTGGGATCCCGTTGTAGAGCCTGATCCCTTGCGGTTCGACACAGACCTGGTGACCAGAGTGATCCCCAGCTTTGCCCCAGGCCGACCCACCGTACTCCTCGACTACCCCGCGCCTATGGCCTCGCTGGCCCGTCTGAAGCCAGGCCAGCCCACAGTTGCCGAACGCGCCGAGGTCTTTATCGGCGGAATAGAGATAGCCAACGCCTATAGTGAGCTAGTAAATGCGCAGGAGCAAGGGATGCGCTTCCGAGCGGAGGTAGAGACTATTGAACGGGAACATGGTCAGAAGATGCCCCTACCCCACCGTTTCCTTGATGCGCTAGCGCACCTTCCCGAGTGCGGCGGTATCGCTCTGGGCATGGACAGGCTGGTAATGCTCTTCTGCAATGCAGATTCTATTGACGAGGTCGTGGCCTTCACCGTAGATACGGCTTGAGCCGCTCCCGGATTCCACACTCCCGGACAGGCAGAGCACCAGCCGTATCGATCCTACTCTAATACCAGAGGCACCCAACCACCGACCCATACCAAGTCCTTCGCCGAGGCGTCAAACTTGTATGTCGCTATGTGGTCTGCCAGGTAGCGCTTGGTCTCGCTGAAAGACCACTCCGGTTGACCTTGCCACAGAGGACTTTTCGTCTTATACTTCACAGCCTCATCATAGAAGGCCTTCGGGCTGAAGTTTTCCGCCCCCACCGTCTTAATGGCTGCTTCAATTATCTCAAACACACCCACCAGATTCTTGACTCCGCCCACGTATGCTAGTCCTGCATATATGGCTTTCTCTGCCTCAGCCTTGGAGTGGTATCTGTAAAGGAGCGTTTTAGCAAAGTTGACCACAGGAACGTCTTCATTCCACATCAGAGACATATTGGGGGTCAAGACTCCATCCAGAGCCGCCCAGCCAAGCTGGTCCACCAGGAAGCCGCGGTAAGAAGATGCAGTACCCACATCAAAGAAGCGGGTCTTGTAGCCCTTGCTTTGGAACTCCTTAATGAAGGCGCCCATGGGGAAGCCCTTGGCTTCTATGTAATCGCAGTTCTTCAGGGCCTCTACCTCGGCAATCCACCCTATTGAGCCAAAGGGTTTTATGCGAGCGCCCACATACTCAATGTGATCTGGATGTGCACTGGCATACTCTTTCAACGCCCTATCATCATCATGGATGGCCGCCTCATCCCAACCCACCAGACCAATCTTGGGGATCTTCCCATCAGGGTAATCCCAGTCAACATCATGGATCCATTTGAGGAAAGTCTTCATCATTCGGTAGTGAGAGTTAGAGAAGCAGAATATCCATCCTGGGGGATCCATCATCGCCTCAGTCGTGCTGAGGGAACAAATGGGGAATTTGTCCCTGTCAGCGAAAGGCTTCAATGTCACTGGTGTTGGTGGCGGTACGGCCACGATCAGCTTCGCTCCACGCCCTCTTACCCAGTCATAGCCTGGTATATCTCTGGAAACATCATACCTGGTGTCCCACG includes:
- a CDS encoding EF-P lysine aminoacylase GenX; the protein is MLGNDHDRLLGIKPNLQRRALIYHHTRAFFLEQGFLEIETPIRTPAVAPEQHIMPFKSEDWFLSTSPELHMKRLLASGYDRLFQISRCFRKGEHGRQHNPEFTLLEWYRTGADYRHMVYDTEQLVLTVATRLGLGHVIRYKDEGIDLTPPWPRTTVRDAFLRAAGWDPVVEPDPLRFDTDLVTRVIPSFAPGRPTVLLDYPAPMASLARLKPGQPTVAERAEVFIGGIEIANAYSELVNAQEQGMRFRAEVETIEREHGQKMPLPHRFLDALAHLPECGGIALGMDRLVMLFCNADSIDEVVAFTVDTA